The genomic interval ATATTTCATAAATCATGATAGATTCATTATCATAGGCAGAAGCCACACAATTGGTGTAGTGCGGTTTATTGAGAATATTCTTTCGAACCATATCTTTACTCCAGCCGTTGGGGGGTTTCCCATAATAAGAAAACAAAAATTCCTCGTTCCAAGGTATGTCAACATTTGGCGTTTGCTGCTCATGAAATAAACCAATTGCATGCCCAAATTCATGGAGGACATACTTATTATAAAGTTCCTGAGGTGAATTTCTTCTTAATCCCGTTAATTTTAATGAGGGTGTTGCCCATTTTGAGGTATTACCAACACAAGACTCATTAACACCATACATCAAAGAGACAGTAATATCAGGCGTTAACCTATTCTCAAAGTCAAAAACAATTGAACAATATTGTTCCCAGGTTTTTGCTGTTTCTTTTATTCTACTAATTACTACAGGATCAGGATTAGGGTCAATAAATTTGACGGCCAAAGTGTCCTTCTCCCACCAAAATTGCTTGCATGTATACAAATTCTGGGAAATAGCTTCTTCTGGTGTATATACCTGATAGGAATTCGAAGTATCATATTTGCCATCAGGCAATTTCACATACTGTATTCTCTCTACCACATATGGGGGAAGGGATAAAACTTCCGTACATATGACCTGTCCAAGAATAGGGTCAAGGCCGGGAAGTGAGTCGCTTGAGATATAATCTTCAACTACAGAATCGGCCTCGCGCACATAAACAGTATCAGCCAGCTCATCAGATATTTCGGCAGCATCATTACATGAAAATAACACTAAGGAAAGTGTGATAAATATCAAATATTTCATAGCTATTCAGGTTTTACAATAAGGCCACATAGAAAAACACCCTCCACCTTTGGTGCCATAGTAGTACTTACAAAAAAGCCAATCATTTCATTTATTGGCAATATGGCGCCTATCTCAAGAGAGAACATTGTTCCTTTTCTATTATTAAATATCTTTTCATATCTACCGGGGTCAAATGCGTAAAAACTGCCTTCAACTGAAATATTTAGGCTCCCCTTTTTAGTAAAATTCAAGCCTTCAAACTGATAGCCAAAGGATGATTTAAACTGACTTAAGTTGACCGTAATGCTGTCTACGCCAATATTTTGATAGGTATTTAGCCTATAGTTAGCAGTATAATATACACTTGAGCTAGTTCGGACCTTAGCGTCTTTCTCATCTTTCCTTGTTATGAAGTGTTGTCCATAAATACCAACGCTCAATCCAGACACTGACAATGTCAGCTTTTGGAGACTGGTTTCTTTTTCTTCTTTTGAAGAATTGGATATAAAATCCGAAACATTTCCAATTACACCGAAATCAAAATTTTCGAATTTCGTTTCTGCCATATTCAGTCTTACCTTAGCTGCTCCTATAAAATCATTCTCGTCGTCGCTAAAACCATCAAAATTATATCCAATTTTTGCACCTATCCAAGTACTATTAGGAGCTAACGGAGCGTTTTTTGCATCGGATATTGGATCCAAGGCCTCAGCAAAAATGCTTGCTACATTCTGTGCAGATAAAATGATTTCTTTGGGATGGAAGGCTGGGTGAAAAATGATGATCTTGTCGTTCTCGCTAGCATCAATTAAAAAATCTCCGTTCGCGTCAGACTTTACACACTTGTTTTGGGTCACATTGCAAATATCCGCGCCGGAAACGGCGACTTTATTTTGGGAACTTTGAATTTTCCCTCTCATTTGAGCATTGGTTACCCCCGATAAGAGGATAAATAGAATAAGGAGTCTCATTGGTCTCAGTTTTAGCTAATATAAATCAATACTAACTAATACCAATACACTAAAACAAAAAAATCAGGGTTACCGCATCTAAGTGTTTTTACTTACCTCCTGATCACCCGCATATTCATCCCCGGGCCGCCGGGAGGGTTCGCCCCCATCTTGTTCAGGCTGTAGGTAAAACTCAGCATAAAGAACCGGCGGAGTATCGTATTGCTGACATCCTCAATATAGTTGGCATTGGTATTCCGCTGGATGCCCTGGTTCTTGTTCAACAGGTCATGAACACTCAGCTTGAGCTCGCCACGGTTAAACTTGAGGAACTGCTTGCTGATGGCCGCATTCCACATGGGGACCTTGATATTGAAACCCTCCGCCCGCTGGGTATTGACCCGGTATTCAAAATCAGTGGATAAATAGAAATTCTTGGGCAACTCCCAGCCAATATTACCACCCCATTCGCGGGTGACATAGTTATTGTTCAAATTGGACTGTAGAGAATAAGTAGCCCGGCTCAGGGTGATCCCGGCAAATACCGAGAGGTCCACTTTATTCTTGATCACTTTGGTGATCTCCACGCGGGGATCGATACTGGTATTCCGGATCTCATTCTTCGCTCCATTGCTGTACTGAAATCCACGGCTGTATTGTACCCCGGCATCCAGGTTCAGATTGGCCTTCATGAACTTCAGGGGTAAACCGACATGAAAATTACTGTTGAGGTTATATACCCCGTCCACATTCACATAGGTGGTGGTATCCACCCCGAGGGAATCACGCTGGTTTACATTTACGATCTTATTGGCCGTGGTGGTAAAGTTGACAAAGGCAAAAAGGTTTTTATTCTTGAACGGGTTCACACCGGTATAAGATAGCTGTATGCTATGGGCAAACTCCTGCTCCAGATTGGGGTTACCCAATTTAATGCTCAACTGATTGCTTACATCAGGCACGGGTTGTAACTGGGAAGCCGTAGGCTGGGTGGTGAATGTGCGGTAGTTGAGTGACAGGTTTTTAAAACGGCTAAACTGATACTTGAACTGGGCATTGGGCAACCAGTTGTGAAAATCCTGACGGATCACCGAATCCTTGGTCCCGCTGATGATGGTACCCTCCAGCGCGGCCTTCTGCCAGCTCAATCCATAGGCATAGCTGAATTTCCTTTTCTGGGTCCGTACCCGGAATCCAGCTACCGTAGTATTGTAAATGTTCTCGTAATTATTGGTCAACAGATCATTGAGCTGATCATACTTGTCCGTGCCCTTATTGTAATCATAGGTCACTTTGTCGGATACAGAACGGGTATGACTATTAGAGGCACTCAACTCCAGCAGTGAGCTCTTCCCTAATGGCTCGGTGTACACGGCCTTGGCAGTATATCCCTTCTGGTCATTGGTCAGGTCGCTACGCTGGCGCACACTATCCGTACGGAAGAGATTGGATGTTTTATAAAAATTATTGACCGACTCAAGATCACTCTCGCCTGTGTTCTCATTGAGTTTTGAATTCAAACTCAGGGAAAGCGTACGACCGCGTTTTGAAAAGCGGTGACGGTAAATGATGTCATTGGTAAAATTATACCCCCTTGCCGAAGCAATATAATCGGTCCAGCTGTCATTGGTCCGGGCGAGTTGCTCCGTTAATGTTTCAGACTGTCCCTGGGACCGCGTGGAGGATTTCTGATAGCTGAAATTCGGGGTGATCTTGATGGAGTTGTTGGAATCGATAAAATAGTCCACCACAAAATTCACACGGTGGTTCTCGTTCAAAACATCCGATTTTCCAAAGGAATTATAGTAGTTGGTAGAATCGGGTAAAATGTATTGCCGGGCGGTCCGCGATTCGGTCAACGGGTTGAAGCGGTTGTAGAAATAATTCCCATTCAGTTTGGTCTTCTTCCCTATGATATTATTGTAATTCACCCCGCCTGCGTTGGTCGTATTGATGCTATTATCTCCTCCAAGACCAAACAGGTTGGCCGATGGGTCGCTGGAACTGATATTGATGTTAATATTCCCGCCACTGCTGGATACATTCCCAAGTCCACCGGAAAAATTCAGGATATCCATAAAAGAGAACCCTTCGGCATTGTCATTGTTCGACATGCCGATAACGGATAATTGGCGCGCGCCTTTAAAAGCATTTACATTGAACCTTCCTTCGTACCGGCCTTCGGTACCTCCACCAACCATGGCCTTACCAAAAGCGCCCTTTTTCTTGTCCTCTTTTAATTTCAGGTTGATGGTCTTTTCATAGTTGCCGTCATCAAAACCCGTTAACTCGGCCGCGTCACTTTTTTTGTCATATACCTGTACTTTATCCACTGCATCGGCGGGCAGGTTCTTGGTCGCGATCTTTGGGTCATTGCCAAAAAACTCTTTGCCATCCACCAGTATTTTCTTCACCTCTTCCCCTTGCGCCTTTACCGTTCCATCGCTCTCCACCTGTACCCCGGGTAATTTCTTGAGCAGGTCCTCGACCACCGCATTGGGTTTGGTTTTAAAGGATCCGGCATTGTACTGGATCGTATCCCCCACGATCGTCACTGGCGGGGCCTCGGCCATAATGACCACTTCCTCCAACACCTTCGTTTTATCATTCAATACCACATTCCCCATGTCTACCAGGTTCACGGAATCGGACAGGATGAAATACTTATTCCCGTTATGATATCCCACATGGGTGATAAGGAGCCGGTAATCTCCCTTCTCGATCCCGGAAAGGGAAAAAGCCCCATTGTTTCCGGTCATGGTAAATGTAACCAGGGAGGAGTCGATCCGCTTCATCACAGTAATGGTAGCACCAGCCACCGGCTTCTGGGTCAGGGTATCAAATACCACCCCCTTGACCGTTCCGGTTTTTTGGGCTGCCACAAACAAGATGGAAAATACAAATACAGAGAGGAGTAAAGCTTTTTTCATAACCGGGTTTTGATTCCGGCTACGAAAATATTCTTACCCCACCGAATGGGAGGTTAACCCGGGTTGCATTAATGTTAATGAAGGTTAATTCTCGATCACCGGCCCTCTTTCATCGTCCAATCGCTCCTTGTCATACAGAATGACGCGGATACCCCATTCCAGCATATCGGCTTCAAGAAGGATCTCGAGTTTGAGGTTCTTGAGTGCCCTGTCCTTGCTATCGGGGGTGAGAATGATGCTGTGAAAACGCAGCGACTCGGTAGGCTCTTTGTAGGTGCCCACCAGATGAAAGGTTTTATCTCCCAGTGTGACCACGGTTTGCTGGGCTTGTTGAAAAAGTTCTTTATAGGTTTTTACCGCACTTGAAAAATCCTCGGATACCGGCATGCGTGCCTGCCAGGAATAAACCGTCTTGCTCTTGGCACTGTACTTTGTAATGGTACACTGCTCGGCGCCGGCAATACATATTTTAGAACCAAACTCCTCCGATTGAGGGTTGGAGGTCAGCGGTTCGCCCAGGTATTTGGGAAACTGATTGGAATAATCGACAATGACCTTGGAAAGACTGGCCGAGACGGCTTCGGGCTGAGAATAGGCTACGGAAAGGGATAAAATCCCGAAAACAAAGAGAGAAATTGCTTTAGTTTTTGTCATAAGGTTGAAATTTAACGGGTTACGCGTTAGCTAATATCCTATTTTTTAACGTTATCCACATAATTTTTTTTTGTTCCCGGCGTTTTATTCTTCTATAAATCCAATTTATTATGAAAAACAGGATGATCCATCATGCTCATGAAGAAGCGCGTATATACAAACGCAACTATCAACCTTCACTTAATGTTTTCCGGGTTATTAAAGTGGTTTTGGGAATCTTCCTGTCAGGACAATCTCCTGCAGCCCATGCTTATGATTACCGGAAGAAGAAATAGTAGCTTACTAACTCCCCGATAACTAAAGGCCGTTCCGTGGTGGAGCGGCTTTTTTATTTCACCAAAGAGCTATAAAATGGTGACAGCTTTTATTTTTTAAAAGCAAAATACACCGCCAATAATAAAAACGCGAAGCTAAAAAGATAATTCATTTTGAAGGGCTCTTTCAATACCCATACCGCGAACCCGGTAAACACAATGAGCGTGATCACTTCCTGAATGATCTTGAGATGAAATGCAGAAAGTCCGGCATTATTATATCCCAGCCGGTTGGCCGGAACCATCAGCATGTATTCAAACAAAGCAATGAACCAACTGAGTAAAATGGCTTTCCAAAGTGGCCACCCCTTTTCTTTAAGGTGGTAGTACCAGGCAAAGGTCATGAAGATGTTGGAAAGAAGAAGGAGAAAAATGGTTCTAAGCATCGAAATTGATTTTACCTCACGGGCGCAAAGTTGCCATGTTTCGTCATTTCTTTGCGCCATCGCGCCATGGCGGTATAATACAAAGTTTAACTAAACAAATACTCCACATCTTCCCTCGACAAGGACTTGACAAACGACGAATCATCCGCGATCAATTCCTTCGCCAGGGCCCTTTTCTTCTCCTGAAGCTGAATGATCTTGTCCTCGATCGTATCCTTACAGATCATGCGGTACGCAAAGATGTTTTTGGTCTGCCCGATACGATGCGTCCGGTCAATGGCCTGTTGCTCCACAGCAGGGTTCCACCAGGGATCAACAATGTACACATAGTCAGCAGCCGTCAGGTTCAAACCCACACCCCCGGCTTTGAGGGAGATCAGGAAGACCCTGACCTTATCATCATTCTGGAAGCTTTGAATGGCTTTCTCCCGGTCGGGGGCCGATGTGCTTCCATCAAAATATTCGTACGTAATACCCAGGTGCTTCAACCGGTCCTTGATCAGCGCGAGCATACCCAGGAACTGGGAGAACACGAGCGCCTTGTGGTTTCCGATATTCTCGGTGATCTCACGCGCGAGTTCATCGAGCTTGATAGAATGGTTCTCAAACTTATCCTCTTCATTGAGGATAGCGGGAGAATCACAGATCTGCCGGAGTTTCATCAACCCTTGCAGGATGGTCAACTGTGACTTCTGAATACCCTGTGTCTCGATCGTGCCCAGGATCTGGTTGCGGTAATCATTGCGATAGGCATCATAGATCCGTCTCTGCTCGTCCTCCATCTCACAATACAGGATCATTTCCTGTTTCTCAGGCAGGTCACGCGCCACCTGCTCCTTGGTGCGACGCAGGATAAAAGGATACAATATCTTCCGCAAATGATCCTTCCGGTCCTCTTCCCCAAATTTGTCAATGGGAATGGCAAATTCCTGACGGAAGAACTCCATTGTACCGAGCATACCTGGGTTGAGGAAGTTCATTTGCGCATATATATCAAAAGTGTTGTTCTGTAAAGGCGTACCACTCATGCAGAGCCTGTTCTTGGCTTTGAGCAGCGAAGCGGCCCTGGTTACTTTACTCGCGGGGTTCTTGATGGCCTGTGACTCATCGAGTACGAGGTAATCAAAATCAATGGTCACCAGTAATTTGATATCACTCCGTAACGTACCATAGGTCGTAATGATCACATCATAATTCTCAATGGCTTCTTTCTCTCTGGATCTGGCTCCGCCATGATGGATATGATAGGTCAGATCAGAGGTGAATTTCCTGATCTCATTCTCCCAGTTATAGATCAATGTAGTGGGACATACCACCAGCGCCCTCAGTTTACCTTTGCTGTCTTTAAAATGCTGGATAAAGGAAAGCGCCTGTACCGTTTTACCCAAACCCATGTCATCGGCCAGGATACCACCCCAGTTTACTTCACTGAGATAATTGAGCCATTGATAGCCAGCTACCTGGTAAGGGCGAAGGATGCTCTTTAATCTTTCCGGAGGTTCTATCTCCTTAATGGTATGGCCTTCTTTGAGGTTCTCGTATTTCTCTTCGAGTTGAAGTACCAGCTCGCCTTCATCGCGACTGTCATACAATTCATCCACCACACTCATGTGGTACTTGGATAATTTAAGCTGGTCGGTTTTACCTTCTCCAATTCGGAAGAGCAGGGAATATTTTTTCAACCACTCCTCGGGCAGAATACCCAGGGTGCCGTCGTTCAGTTGTACAAATTGCTGTTTATTGGCCAGGGCACGTTTAACCTCGGATACACTTACCTTCTGGTCACCAAAGAGAATGTCCACTTTGGCATCAAACCAATCGGTATGACTGCTGATAAAGATCTTGGTCGATGGGCGTGCGGTGTTAAACCGGAAATTCTTCAATGCATCAAACCCAAATACCTCGATCTTCATGTCCTTCATGGCATCCACAAAAAGAAAGAACCAGTTGTTCTTTAATACATCGGTGCCTTTTAGCGCCAGCGACCCGGCATCGGATTGGTAAATAAAATTGCTGTGCAGGTTCTGTAACTGTTGAATGAACTTATGCTCCGCGTCACGGTTACGCCGCACGATCATCACTTTATCATTCACCGGTACCACCACTTCATTTCTATCCCGGGCCTTGGTCTCATACCCTTTATAGGTAAATGTGGGTTGAAATACGAGGTAATCCCCTTTTTCTACAAGGAATAAACGTGTTTCGGGTTCGCCTTCCTTGACCTCGGTAACAAGCGTGGATTTGAATTCCACCTTATAATCCCGCGTCAGTGGCAGGATAAACCCGTGGAGTTGTTTTTCCCATTCGGCATTGGGAATATTGTACTGCCCATTGGGAAGAAAGCGCTCGGCCATTTCCATCGCCTCGGTATTCTTCCAAAGACTGATCTGATTATTGTATAAAAAGAAGAATGGGACCTTGGTTTCGTTATCCCCCAATTTATAAAACAAACCACCGGCGCGTAACACACAATCCACTTGATAGG from Chitinophagales bacterium carries:
- a CDS encoding DEAD/DEAH box helicase family protein is translated as MALPHLIKYVYTHGTDEVIRRGKKIHAVGFVELVEYDDLFGSAVFRVKDDTYATYYKVYIQKINDAQHVSLRCACPYNLGDICRHEAASLFSLQEMIDKNLLKTGGSVYDQRHTVVKMKTIEMKTIRLLCSQETLNTAETYLRTNKATIDYAKDEMVKATVTLEGKDYKVVIRKNEEKNFDTSCEYVDEDHPLCLPKVIVFLQLLSGHGAHYFDSIRNWDKEKNKLLELYGYSLEDDLEGKFEFTYKEGKPFLRLLDPTIKRVNAVPAAPAPRPVPVQEETAPEPEKPVVVQGPSKRLGVVFNLNKKNYPYFSVDVIRGEADDESISLTDKVEKLDLTKYVEVNDLSEYDQQLFAMLRKLQDTEINKYISRNSPFSGIWENIIQQEDEDLADETKALIREYLHPKLKKLMVEHEGQPLFFMLPKGKAFKTANLEPVQASNDPLSPAFEVNKNGKSYQVDCVLRAGGLFYKLGDNETKVPFFFLYNNQISLWKNTEAMEMAERFLPNGQYNIPNAEWEKQLHGFILPLTRDYKVEFKSTLVTEVKEGEPETRLFLVEKGDYLVFQPTFTYKGYETKARDRNEVVVPVNDKVMIVRRNRDAEHKFIQQLQNLHSNFIYQSDAGSLALKGTDVLKNNWFFLFVDAMKDMKIEVFGFDALKNFRFNTARPSTKIFISSHTDWFDAKVDILFGDQKVSVSEVKRALANKQQFVQLNDGTLGILPEEWLKKYSLLFRIGEGKTDQLKLSKYHMSVVDELYDSRDEGELVLQLEEKYENLKEGHTIKEIEPPERLKSILRPYQVAGYQWLNYLSEVNWGGILADDMGLGKTVQALSFIQHFKDSKGKLRALVVCPTTLIYNWENEIRKFTSDLTYHIHHGGARSREKEAIENYDVIITTYGTLRSDIKLLVTIDFDYLVLDESQAIKNPASKVTRAASLLKAKNRLCMSGTPLQNNTFDIYAQMNFLNPGMLGTMEFFRQEFAIPIDKFGEEDRKDHLRKILYPFILRRTKEQVARDLPEKQEMILYCEMEDEQRRIYDAYRNDYRNQILGTIETQGIQKSQLTILQGLMKLRQICDSPAILNEEDKFENHSIKLDELAREITENIGNHKALVFSQFLGMLALIKDRLKHLGITYEYFDGSTSAPDREKAIQSFQNDDKVRVFLISLKAGGVGLNLTAADYVYIVDPWWNPAVEQQAIDRTHRIGQTKNIFAYRMICKDTIEDKIIQLQEKKRALAKELIADDSSFVKSLSREDVEYLFS
- a CDS encoding outer membrane beta-barrel protein, with translation MKKALLLSVFVFSILFVAAQKTGTVKGVVFDTLTQKPVAGATITVMKRIDSSLVTFTMTGNNGAFSLSGIEKGDYRLLITHVGYHNGNKYFILSDSVNLVDMGNVVLNDKTKVLEEVVIMAEAPPVTIVGDTIQYNAGSFKTKPNAVVEDLLKKLPGVQVESDGTVKAQGEEVKKILVDGKEFFGNDPKIATKNLPADAVDKVQVYDKKSDAAELTGFDDGNYEKTINLKLKEDKKKGAFGKAMVGGGTEGRYEGRFNVNAFKGARQLSVIGMSNNDNAEGFSFMDILNFSGGLGNVSSSGGNININISSSDPSANLFGLGGDNSINTTNAGGVNYNNIIGKKTKLNGNYFYNRFNPLTESRTARQYILPDSTNYYNSFGKSDVLNENHRVNFVVDYFIDSNNSIKITPNFSYQKSSTRSQGQSETLTEQLARTNDSWTDYIASARGYNFTNDIIYRHRFSKRGRTLSLSLNSKLNENTGESDLESVNNFYKTSNLFRTDSVRQRSDLTNDQKGYTAKAVYTEPLGKSSLLELSASNSHTRSVSDKVTYDYNKGTDKYDQLNDLLTNNYENIYNTTVAGFRVRTQKRKFSYAYGLSWQKAALEGTIISGTKDSVIRQDFHNWLPNAQFKYQFSRFKNLSLNYRTFTTQPTASQLQPVPDVSNQLSIKLGNPNLEQEFAHSIQLSYTGVNPFKNKNLFAFVNFTTTANKIVNVNQRDSLGVDTTTYVNVDGVYNLNSNFHVGLPLKFMKANLNLDAGVQYSRGFQYSNGAKNEIRNTSIDPRVEITKVIKNKVDLSVFAGITLSRATYSLQSNLNNNYVTREWGGNIGWELPKNFYLSTDFEYRVNTQRAEGFNIKVPMWNAAISKQFLKFNRGELKLSVHDLLNKNQGIQRNTNANYIEDVSNTILRRFFMLSFTYSLNKMGANPPGGPGMNMRVIRR
- a CDS encoding DMT family protein; the encoded protein is MLRTIFLLLLSNIFMTFAWYYHLKEKGWPLWKAILLSWFIALFEYMLMVPANRLGYNNAGLSAFHLKIIQEVITLIVFTGFAVWVLKEPFKMNYLFSFAFLLLAVYFAFKK